The Scyliorhinus canicula chromosome 13, sScyCan1.1, whole genome shotgun sequence genome contains a region encoding:
- the zbtb38 gene encoding zinc finger and BTB domain-containing protein 38 isoform X4 — protein sequence MPCVSNVIVIPSSTDMMDNSHSHTVLCCLNEQRSKGVFCDVTIVVEDAKFKAHKNVLAASSVYFKNLFSTQELWLVGHILELPDFKADVFAEILNFIYSAKVVVKGSERVKDLVDAGKRLGISFLENLMPITQHHVGSLDALSSYSPNSSQSVSPVSSLSLPTSLQNLKAEVCNSVSDKGSEDFHFVNGPRITNAFSIFDMQAGTDMYFPVDLTTNVSKKAIETDKLSMVCVAKDATGIQQTPAHTFAEHSYAVSSNRKDQESVDLSYGLQVQEPMEENEKPLCNLNINTSNSGAIQEMQLKDQICKASQPLNIASSTGFQVLRFNLNAFQTTNDNSPVNFVPVTSPLNGPNVNTAETISEGKDVDKDSPPVSKSVPNAVWPETVPVVTHQTPYICKYCPRSFSTRVSLNVHSQIHTLLEKPLSCRHCGKPFVHLKRLQTHEHLCRGPDTVVSDCESTDEQMENFSSDNEVASSEEDPNSISHALGPENSNKRSVNLVRSRRGSSSPEPDHFVKVVEGHILYFCSVCKRSYVTLSSLKRHANVHSWRRTYPCHYCNKVFALAEYRTKHEIWHTGERRYQCIFCLETFMTYYTLKTHQKSFHGIDPGLPTNKKAASGGYRAKMYPFKLYRLLPMKQQKRPYKTYTRSRSDDHNNKQVTGISSADENISSLDIGNLSSTSECLQDKLLSSEASPSQQSSHFHCASVPFITAQDELAEGSARTSCLSAECENSSLSTGRRPSDPLLSCTSTKDVIYNDDKGDADNGQQGLAANVKNTGLSVINYGHSVPSVIMHSNRVSSVIKHGNAFSSVITYNTGVQSGIDAYQPLPQTNQSKDSSDTNSRKNISKDYAKLSSKDAYKKSAETTKGTGQITGQRTTQKNRSSTFSGGIRTETYIAKPAFPGTSTDSQIAPLCKITVKIGDKAVVQRQMTGTKQFRKKGRKPKWMILNEEKMIQDIKVEENEQITKSPSNADATGGIETCDEMSDHDSNDKLWRPYYTYKPKKRAKAFHKLRKSRWKKKGGRKVDGHSDPISATREGQDFDSLEEMAINKEINDVSPELSCALGDKIEHSEEEMKSQLKCHFTTKPYSCTICAKVFPNSSTMKMHVRCHTGEQPFSCKTCGRRFSVQGNLHKHERIHLGVKEFVCLYCNKAFTLSETLKKHERIHTGEKRYRCHFCPQRFLYLTTKKNHEQRHLEKKRALQVIKGHACSQCFKVCKTAAALGMHQKKHLKRSVCEDAEGFSNYQSDLHTNVMTCSTVTESKLNNRAEAENKAKLPTSSGNLEQIHCSLGTEFSPDCSEPDLPTVLQKTKSATYPWSSAQDMGPDLLQRTLPQNSENIWQVHQQNLDINLPLCTNVSYQCENSNRGDGRLAFYQHSSNMFYQGEGMVYKAM from the coding sequence GTGATTGTCATACCTTCAAGTACAGATATGATGGACAATTCCCACAGCCACACGGTCCTTTGTTGCTTGAACGAACAGCGCTCCAAAGGTGTCTTCTGTGACGTTACCATTGTTGTCGAAGATGCCAAGTTTAAAGCCCACAAAAATGTCTTGGCAGCATCCAGTGTTTACTTTAAGAACCTCTTTTCGACCCAAGAGTTGTGGTTGGTTGGCCATATCCTGGAACTGCCTGACTTCAAGGCAGATGTGTTTGCAGAAATACTCAATTTCATCTACAGTGCAAAGGTGGTTGTCAAAGGGTCTGAGAGAGTTAAAGACCTTGTTGATGCTGGAAAAAGATTAGGGATATCATTTTTGGAAAATCTGATGCCCATTACTCAGCACCATGTTGGATCTCTAGATGCTCTGTCCAGCTATTCACCTAATTCCTCTCAATCAGTTTCTCCTGTTTCTTCCCTCTCCTTGCCGACGAGCCTTCAGAATCTCAAAGCAGAGGTCTGCAATTCTGTTAGTGACAAAGGCAGTGAAGATTTCCATTTTGTAAATGGACCCCGAATCACAAATGCATTTTCAATTTTTGACATGCAGGCTGGCACTGACATGTATTTCCCAGTTGACTTAACAACTAACGTCAGCAAAAAAGCAATAGAAACTGATAAGCTGTCCATGGTATGTGTTGCCAAGGATGCAACGGGCATACAACAGACACCTGCTCATACTTTTGCTGAACATTCATATGCTGTATCTTCCAATAGAAAAGATCAAGAAAGTGTTGATCTTTCTTATGGTCTTCAAGTACAGGAACCGATGGAAGAAAATGAAAAGCCTTTATGTAACCTTAACATCAATACTTCGAATTCTGGAGCTATACAGGAGATGCAGTTAAAAGACCAAATTTGCAAAGCCTCCCAACCACTAAACATTGCCAGCTCAACTGGCTTTCAGGTTCTACGATTTAACTTGAATGCATTCCAAACTACAAATGATAATAGCCCAGTAAATTTTGTGCCAGTTACTAGCCCATTAAATGGACCTAATGTGAATACTGCGGAAACTATAAGCGAAGGCAAAGATGTAGACAAAGATTCTCCTCCTGTGAGCAAATCTGTACCTAATGCTGTTTGGCCTGAAACTGTGCCAGTTGTTACACACCAAACTCCCTACATTTGTAAATATTGCCCACGGTCTTTTAGCACGCGAGTATCATTGAATGTTCACTCCCAGATTCATACACTTTTAGAAAAGCCCTTATCTTGTAGGCACTGTGGTAAACCGTTTGTTCACCTGAAGAGGCTGCAGACTCATGAGCATCTGTGCAGAGGACCAGACACAGTTGTGTCTGACTGTGAATCAACTGATGAACAAATGGAGAATTTTTCCAGTGACAATGAAGTTGCCAGTAGTGAGGAAGATCCAAATTCAATTTCCCATGCTTTGGGACCAGAAAATTCCAACAAGCGCTCAGTGAATTTGGTGCGGTCAAGGagaggcagcagctcaccagaaCCAGATCACTTTGTAAAAGTTGTTGAGGGACACATTTTGTATTTTTGCAGTGTTTGCAAGCGTTCCTATGTAACTCTGTCCAGTTTAAAGAGACATGCTAATGTTCATTCTTGGCGGAGAACGTATCCCTGCCATTACTGCAATAAGGTATTTGCATTAGCCGAATATCGTACAAAACATGAAATATGGCACACGGGAGAGAGACGATATCAGTGCATCTTTTGTTTAGAGACCTTTATGACCTACTATACTTTGAAAACCCATCAGAAATCTTTTCATGGCATTGACCCAGGTCTTCCCACCAACAAGAAAGCAGCAAGTGGTGGATACAGGGCCAAGATGTATCCGTTTAAACTCTATAGGCTTCTACCTATGAAGCAACAAAAAAGACCTTATAAAACCTACACTCGATCCCGTTCAGATGATCACAACAATAAGCAAGTtacaggaatttcttcagctgatGAAAATATCAGTTCTCTTGATATTGGTAACTTATCATCTACTTCAGAGTGTTTACAGGACAAGTTGCTTTCTTCAGAAGCTAGTCCTTCACAGCAATCTTCCCATTTCCATTGTGCATCAGTGCCCTTCATCACAGCTCAGGATGAATTGGCTGAAGGAAGTGCAAGGACATCATGCCTCTCGGCCGAATGTGAAAACAGCAGTCTTTCCACTGGCCGGCGTCCTAGCGACCCATTGCTTTCTTGCACTTCAACAAAAGATGTAATCTATAATGATGATAAAGGTGATGCTGATAATGGGCAACAAGGCTTGGCCGCTAATGTGAAAAATACAGGTCTTTCCGTTATTAATTATGGGCACTCAGTTCCCTCTGTTATAATGCACAGCAATAGGGTTTCATCTGTTATAAAGCATGGAAATGCATTTTCTTCTGTCATTACTTACAACACTGGTGTACAGTCTGGTATTGATGCTTATCAGCCACTTCCACAGACTAATCAAAGTAAAGATTCTTCAGACACAAATTCAAGGAAAAATATTTCTAAAGATTATGCTAAGTTGTCGAGTAAAGATGCCTATAAGAAGTCAGCAGAAACAACAAAGGGAACTGGACAAATCACCGGACAGAGGACTACACAAAAGAATCGTTCAAGTACCTTTTCAGGAGGAATCCGAACAGAAACCTACATTGCAAAGCCTGCCTTCCCTGGAACTTCCACGGACAGTCAGATAGCTCCTCTTTGCAAAATAACAGTGAAGATTGGGGACAAAGCGGTTGTGCAAAGACAGATGACTGGAACCAAACAGTTCCGTAAAAAAGGTAGAAAGCCTAAATGGATGATTCTAAACGAAGAAAAGATGATCCAGGATATTAAAGTGGAAGAAAATGAACAAATTACCAAGTCACCTAGTAACGCAGATGCTACTGGAGGCATTGAAACGTGTGATGAAATGAGTGATCATGATTCAAATGACAAACTTTGGCGGCCTTACTATACATATAAACCAAAAAAGAGAGCCAAAGCATTTCATAAATTGAGGAAATCTAGATGGAAGAAAAAAGGTGGACGCAAGGTTGATGGACACTCGGATCCCATTTCTGCTACCAGAGAAGGACAGGATTTTGACTCTCTAGAAGAAATGGCTATTAATAAAGAGATTAATGATGTATCTCCAGAGCTTAGCTGTGCACTTGGTGATAAAATAGAACATTCTGAAGAAGAGATGAAAAGTCAACTAAAATGCCACTTTACTACAAAGCCTTATTCATGTACTATCTGCGCAAAAGTATTTCCAAACTCTTCTACAATGAAGATGCACGTAAGGTGTCATACTGGTGAGCAACCTTTCTCCTGCAAAACCTGTGGGCGACGGTTTTCAGTCCAAGGAAACCTCCATAAACATGAACGCATTCATTTGGGTGTTAAAGAGTTTGTATGTCTCTATTGCAACAAGGCCTTCACTTTGAGTGAAACTCTCAAAAAGCATGAAAGGATCCACACCGGGGAGAAGCGATACCGCTGTCACTTCTGCCCTCAGCGTTTCCTCTACTTGACAACTAAGAAAAATCATGAACAGAGACACTTGGAAAAAAAGCGTGCTCTGCAGGTAATCAAGGGACATGCTTGTTCTCAGTGTTTTAAGGTATGCAAAACAGCAGCTGCACTTGGTATGCACCAAAAAAAACACTTAAAGCGTTCTGTTTGTGAGGATGCAGAAGGATTCTCGAACTATCAAAGTGATCTCCATACAAATGTAATGACTTGTTCAACTGTAACAGAATCCAAGCTTAACAATAGAGCAGAGGCAGAGAACAAAGCAAAATTGCCAACTTCTTCAGGTAACCTTGAACAGATTCACTGTTCACTCGGCACAGAGTTCAGCCCTGATTGCAGTGAACCTGATTTGCCAACCGTATTACAGAAGACTAAAAGTGCAACATACCCATGGTCAAGTGCTCAAGATATGGGTCCAGATCTTTTACAGAGAACACTACCACAGAATAGTGAGAACATTTGGCAGGTTCATCAGCAAAATCTAGACATTAATCTGCCTCTTTGCACAAATGTTTCTTATCAGTGTGAGAATAGCAACAGAGGTGATGGCAGACTTGCTTTCTATCAACATTCTTCTAATATGTTTTATCAGGGAGAAGGGATGGTCTACAAAGCAATGTGA
- the zbtb38 gene encoding zinc finger and BTB domain-containing protein 38 isoform X3: protein MVHHAGMQVIVIPSSTDMMDNSHSHTVLCCLNEQRSKGVFCDVTIVVEDAKFKAHKNVLAASSVYFKNLFSTQELWLVGHILELPDFKADVFAEILNFIYSAKVVVKGSERVKDLVDAGKRLGISFLENLMPITQHHVGSLDALSSYSPNSSQSVSPVSSLSLPTSLQNLKAEVCNSVSDKGSEDFHFVNGPRITNAFSIFDMQAGTDMYFPVDLTTNVSKKAIETDKLSMVCVAKDATGIQQTPAHTFAEHSYAVSSNRKDQESVDLSYGLQVQEPMEENEKPLCNLNINTSNSGAIQEMQLKDQICKASQPLNIASSTGFQVLRFNLNAFQTTNDNSPVNFVPVTSPLNGPNVNTAETISEGKDVDKDSPPVSKSVPNAVWPETVPVVTHQTPYICKYCPRSFSTRVSLNVHSQIHTLLEKPLSCRHCGKPFVHLKRLQTHEHLCRGPDTVVSDCESTDEQMENFSSDNEVASSEEDPNSISHALGPENSNKRSVNLVRSRRGSSSPEPDHFVKVVEGHILYFCSVCKRSYVTLSSLKRHANVHSWRRTYPCHYCNKVFALAEYRTKHEIWHTGERRYQCIFCLETFMTYYTLKTHQKSFHGIDPGLPTNKKAASGGYRAKMYPFKLYRLLPMKQQKRPYKTYTRSRSDDHNNKQVTGISSADENISSLDIGNLSSTSECLQDKLLSSEASPSQQSSHFHCASVPFITAQDELAEGSARTSCLSAECENSSLSTGRRPSDPLLSCTSTKDVIYNDDKGDADNGQQGLAANVKNTGLSVINYGHSVPSVIMHSNRVSSVIKHGNAFSSVITYNTGVQSGIDAYQPLPQTNQSKDSSDTNSRKNISKDYAKLSSKDAYKKSAETTKGTGQITGQRTTQKNRSSTFSGGIRTETYIAKPAFPGTSTDSQIAPLCKITVKIGDKAVVQRQMTGTKQFRKKGRKPKWMILNEEKMIQDIKVEENEQITKSPSNADATGGIETCDEMSDHDSNDKLWRPYYTYKPKKRAKAFHKLRKSRWKKKGGRKVDGHSDPISATREGQDFDSLEEMAINKEINDVSPELSCALGDKIEHSEEEMKSQLKCHFTTKPYSCTICAKVFPNSSTMKMHVRCHTGEQPFSCKTCGRRFSVQGNLHKHERIHLGVKEFVCLYCNKAFTLSETLKKHERIHTGEKRYRCHFCPQRFLYLTTKKNHEQRHLEKKRALQVIKGHACSQCFKVCKTAAALGMHQKKHLKRSVCEDAEGFSNYQSDLHTNVMTCSTVTESKLNNRAEAENKAKLPTSSGNLEQIHCSLGTEFSPDCSEPDLPTVLQKTKSATYPWSSAQDMGPDLLQRTLPQNSENIWQVHQQNLDINLPLCTNVSYQCENSNRGDGRLAFYQHSSNMFYQGEGMVYKAM, encoded by the coding sequence GTGATTGTCATACCTTCAAGTACAGATATGATGGACAATTCCCACAGCCACACGGTCCTTTGTTGCTTGAACGAACAGCGCTCCAAAGGTGTCTTCTGTGACGTTACCATTGTTGTCGAAGATGCCAAGTTTAAAGCCCACAAAAATGTCTTGGCAGCATCCAGTGTTTACTTTAAGAACCTCTTTTCGACCCAAGAGTTGTGGTTGGTTGGCCATATCCTGGAACTGCCTGACTTCAAGGCAGATGTGTTTGCAGAAATACTCAATTTCATCTACAGTGCAAAGGTGGTTGTCAAAGGGTCTGAGAGAGTTAAAGACCTTGTTGATGCTGGAAAAAGATTAGGGATATCATTTTTGGAAAATCTGATGCCCATTACTCAGCACCATGTTGGATCTCTAGATGCTCTGTCCAGCTATTCACCTAATTCCTCTCAATCAGTTTCTCCTGTTTCTTCCCTCTCCTTGCCGACGAGCCTTCAGAATCTCAAAGCAGAGGTCTGCAATTCTGTTAGTGACAAAGGCAGTGAAGATTTCCATTTTGTAAATGGACCCCGAATCACAAATGCATTTTCAATTTTTGACATGCAGGCTGGCACTGACATGTATTTCCCAGTTGACTTAACAACTAACGTCAGCAAAAAAGCAATAGAAACTGATAAGCTGTCCATGGTATGTGTTGCCAAGGATGCAACGGGCATACAACAGACACCTGCTCATACTTTTGCTGAACATTCATATGCTGTATCTTCCAATAGAAAAGATCAAGAAAGTGTTGATCTTTCTTATGGTCTTCAAGTACAGGAACCGATGGAAGAAAATGAAAAGCCTTTATGTAACCTTAACATCAATACTTCGAATTCTGGAGCTATACAGGAGATGCAGTTAAAAGACCAAATTTGCAAAGCCTCCCAACCACTAAACATTGCCAGCTCAACTGGCTTTCAGGTTCTACGATTTAACTTGAATGCATTCCAAACTACAAATGATAATAGCCCAGTAAATTTTGTGCCAGTTACTAGCCCATTAAATGGACCTAATGTGAATACTGCGGAAACTATAAGCGAAGGCAAAGATGTAGACAAAGATTCTCCTCCTGTGAGCAAATCTGTACCTAATGCTGTTTGGCCTGAAACTGTGCCAGTTGTTACACACCAAACTCCCTACATTTGTAAATATTGCCCACGGTCTTTTAGCACGCGAGTATCATTGAATGTTCACTCCCAGATTCATACACTTTTAGAAAAGCCCTTATCTTGTAGGCACTGTGGTAAACCGTTTGTTCACCTGAAGAGGCTGCAGACTCATGAGCATCTGTGCAGAGGACCAGACACAGTTGTGTCTGACTGTGAATCAACTGATGAACAAATGGAGAATTTTTCCAGTGACAATGAAGTTGCCAGTAGTGAGGAAGATCCAAATTCAATTTCCCATGCTTTGGGACCAGAAAATTCCAACAAGCGCTCAGTGAATTTGGTGCGGTCAAGGagaggcagcagctcaccagaaCCAGATCACTTTGTAAAAGTTGTTGAGGGACACATTTTGTATTTTTGCAGTGTTTGCAAGCGTTCCTATGTAACTCTGTCCAGTTTAAAGAGACATGCTAATGTTCATTCTTGGCGGAGAACGTATCCCTGCCATTACTGCAATAAGGTATTTGCATTAGCCGAATATCGTACAAAACATGAAATATGGCACACGGGAGAGAGACGATATCAGTGCATCTTTTGTTTAGAGACCTTTATGACCTACTATACTTTGAAAACCCATCAGAAATCTTTTCATGGCATTGACCCAGGTCTTCCCACCAACAAGAAAGCAGCAAGTGGTGGATACAGGGCCAAGATGTATCCGTTTAAACTCTATAGGCTTCTACCTATGAAGCAACAAAAAAGACCTTATAAAACCTACACTCGATCCCGTTCAGATGATCACAACAATAAGCAAGTtacaggaatttcttcagctgatGAAAATATCAGTTCTCTTGATATTGGTAACTTATCATCTACTTCAGAGTGTTTACAGGACAAGTTGCTTTCTTCAGAAGCTAGTCCTTCACAGCAATCTTCCCATTTCCATTGTGCATCAGTGCCCTTCATCACAGCTCAGGATGAATTGGCTGAAGGAAGTGCAAGGACATCATGCCTCTCGGCCGAATGTGAAAACAGCAGTCTTTCCACTGGCCGGCGTCCTAGCGACCCATTGCTTTCTTGCACTTCAACAAAAGATGTAATCTATAATGATGATAAAGGTGATGCTGATAATGGGCAACAAGGCTTGGCCGCTAATGTGAAAAATACAGGTCTTTCCGTTATTAATTATGGGCACTCAGTTCCCTCTGTTATAATGCACAGCAATAGGGTTTCATCTGTTATAAAGCATGGAAATGCATTTTCTTCTGTCATTACTTACAACACTGGTGTACAGTCTGGTATTGATGCTTATCAGCCACTTCCACAGACTAATCAAAGTAAAGATTCTTCAGACACAAATTCAAGGAAAAATATTTCTAAAGATTATGCTAAGTTGTCGAGTAAAGATGCCTATAAGAAGTCAGCAGAAACAACAAAGGGAACTGGACAAATCACCGGACAGAGGACTACACAAAAGAATCGTTCAAGTACCTTTTCAGGAGGAATCCGAACAGAAACCTACATTGCAAAGCCTGCCTTCCCTGGAACTTCCACGGACAGTCAGATAGCTCCTCTTTGCAAAATAACAGTGAAGATTGGGGACAAAGCGGTTGTGCAAAGACAGATGACTGGAACCAAACAGTTCCGTAAAAAAGGTAGAAAGCCTAAATGGATGATTCTAAACGAAGAAAAGATGATCCAGGATATTAAAGTGGAAGAAAATGAACAAATTACCAAGTCACCTAGTAACGCAGATGCTACTGGAGGCATTGAAACGTGTGATGAAATGAGTGATCATGATTCAAATGACAAACTTTGGCGGCCTTACTATACATATAAACCAAAAAAGAGAGCCAAAGCATTTCATAAATTGAGGAAATCTAGATGGAAGAAAAAAGGTGGACGCAAGGTTGATGGACACTCGGATCCCATTTCTGCTACCAGAGAAGGACAGGATTTTGACTCTCTAGAAGAAATGGCTATTAATAAAGAGATTAATGATGTATCTCCAGAGCTTAGCTGTGCACTTGGTGATAAAATAGAACATTCTGAAGAAGAGATGAAAAGTCAACTAAAATGCCACTTTACTACAAAGCCTTATTCATGTACTATCTGCGCAAAAGTATTTCCAAACTCTTCTACAATGAAGATGCACGTAAGGTGTCATACTGGTGAGCAACCTTTCTCCTGCAAAACCTGTGGGCGACGGTTTTCAGTCCAAGGAAACCTCCATAAACATGAACGCATTCATTTGGGTGTTAAAGAGTTTGTATGTCTCTATTGCAACAAGGCCTTCACTTTGAGTGAAACTCTCAAAAAGCATGAAAGGATCCACACCGGGGAGAAGCGATACCGCTGTCACTTCTGCCCTCAGCGTTTCCTCTACTTGACAACTAAGAAAAATCATGAACAGAGACACTTGGAAAAAAAGCGTGCTCTGCAGGTAATCAAGGGACATGCTTGTTCTCAGTGTTTTAAGGTATGCAAAACAGCAGCTGCACTTGGTATGCACCAAAAAAAACACTTAAAGCGTTCTGTTTGTGAGGATGCAGAAGGATTCTCGAACTATCAAAGTGATCTCCATACAAATGTAATGACTTGTTCAACTGTAACAGAATCCAAGCTTAACAATAGAGCAGAGGCAGAGAACAAAGCAAAATTGCCAACTTCTTCAGGTAACCTTGAACAGATTCACTGTTCACTCGGCACAGAGTTCAGCCCTGATTGCAGTGAACCTGATTTGCCAACCGTATTACAGAAGACTAAAAGTGCAACATACCCATGGTCAAGTGCTCAAGATATGGGTCCAGATCTTTTACAGAGAACACTACCACAGAATAGTGAGAACATTTGGCAGGTTCATCAGCAAAATCTAGACATTAATCTGCCTCTTTGCACAAATGTTTCTTATCAGTGTGAGAATAGCAACAGAGGTGATGGCAGACTTGCTTTCTATCAACATTCTTCTAATATGTTTTATCAGGGAGAAGGGATGGTCTACAAAGCAATGTGA